The following are encoded in a window of Mycobacterium decipiens genomic DNA:
- a CDS encoding FAD-dependent oxidoreductase has protein sequence MRPYHVAIVGSGPSGFFAAASLLKAADAHEDFEVAVDMLEMLPTPWGLVRSGVAPDHPKIKSVSHQFEKTAEDPRFRFFGNITVGKHVETTELAARYDAVIYAVGAQSDRLMKIPGEQLPGSVAAVDFVGWYNAHPHFEQMSPDLSGARAVVVGNGNVAVDVARMLVTDPDVLALTDIADHALESLRTNTIEEVLIIGRRGPLQSAFTTLELRELGELDGVDVVVDPAQLADITDDDAAAAGKTAKQNIKVLRDYANRAPRPGHRRIVLRFFTSPIEITGDGKVEHIMLGSNELVCDAGGRKVAKDTGAREELAAQLVVRSVGYRGVPTPGLPFDTASATIPHADGRVAGSRNEYVVGWIKRGPTGVIGTNKKDSQDTVDTLLDDLARAADNGRAGCQEDRAGKLAEWLASRQPQLVTTAHWQAIDRFERQAGQPQGRPRVKLPSLTELLRIGHG, from the coding sequence ATGCGTCCCTACCACGTCGCGATTGTGGGTTCCGGTCCATCGGGGTTCTTCGCGGCGGCGTCGCTGCTGAAAGCAGCGGACGCCCACGAAGATTTCGAGGTCGCGGTGGACATGCTGGAGATGCTGCCGACGCCGTGGGGCCTGGTCCGTTCCGGCGTCGCACCCGATCACCCCAAGATCAAGTCGGTGAGCCATCAGTTCGAAAAGACGGCCGAGGACCCGCGTTTCCGCTTCTTCGGCAATATCACGGTCGGCAAACATGTCGAGACCACCGAACTTGCCGCGCGCTACGACGCGGTGATCTACGCCGTCGGCGCGCAATCGGACAGGTTGATGAAGATTCCCGGCGAACAATTGCCCGGCAGCGTCGCGGCGGTCGATTTCGTCGGCTGGTACAACGCGCACCCGCATTTCGAGCAGATGTCGCCGGACCTGTCGGGCGCCCGTGCCGTGGTGGTGGGCAACGGCAACGTCGCAGTCGACGTCGCCCGCATGTTGGTGACCGATCCCGACGTCCTTGCACTTACCGATATCGCCGACCACGCATTGGAGTCGTTGCGCACCAACACCATTGAGGAGGTGCTGATCATCGGTCGGCGCGGCCCGCTGCAGTCGGCCTTCACGACGTTGGAGTTGCGCGAGCTGGGCGAGCTTGACGGAGTCGACGTGGTGGTCGATCCAGCCCAGCTGGCCGACATCACCGACGACGACGCGGCGGCTGCCGGCAAGACCGCCAAGCAGAACATCAAGGTGCTGCGCGACTACGCCAACCGCGCACCCCGGCCCGGGCACCGTCGAATCGTGTTGCGATTCTTCACGTCTCCGATCGAGATCACCGGCGATGGGAAGGTAGAGCACATCATGCTCGGCAGCAACGAGCTGGTCTGTGACGCCGGTGGGCGGAAGGTCGCCAAGGACACCGGCGCACGCGAAGAACTCGCCGCGCAGCTGGTGGTGCGCTCGGTCGGCTATCGCGGCGTACCCACACCGGGGCTGCCGTTCGACACCGCAAGTGCCACCATCCCCCATGCCGATGGCCGGGTGGCCGGCAGTCGCAACGAGTACGTCGTCGGCTGGATCAAGCGTGGACCGACCGGAGTGATCGGCACCAACAAGAAGGACTCCCAGGACACCGTCGACACTCTGCTCGACGACCTGGCCCGCGCAGCGGACAACGGACGAGCCGGCTGCCAGGAGGACCGGGCCGGCAAACTCGCCGAGTGGCTGGCCTCCCGCCAGCCGCAGCTCGTCACCACCGCGCACTGGCAGGCCATCGACCGCTTTGAACGCCAGGCCGGCCAGCCACAAGGGCGTCCCCGGGTCAAACTGCCCAGCCTGACCGAGCTACTTCGTATCGGACACGGCTAA
- the fdxA gene encoding ferredoxin, translated as MAYVIAEPCVDIKDKACIEECPVDCIYEGARMLYIHPDECIDCGACEPVCPVESIYYEDDLPTEYAEYSQINADFFVDLGSPGGASKVGPTENDPAAVKNLESKAEVV; from the coding sequence GTGGCCTACGTGATCGCCGAACCCTGCGTCGACATCAAGGACAAGGCATGCATCGAGGAATGCCCCGTCGACTGCATCTACGAGGGCGCTCGGATGCTCTATATTCACCCCGACGAGTGCATCGACTGCGGCGCCTGCGAGCCGGTGTGCCCAGTGGAGTCCATCTACTACGAAGACGATCTGCCCACCGAGTACGCCGAGTACAGCCAGATCAATGCTGACTTCTTCGTCGACCTCGGCTCACCGGGTGGCGCGTCGAAAGTCGGCCCCACCGAAAACGACCCCGCTGCCGTCAAGAACCTGGAGAGCAAAGCGGAGGTGGTGTAG
- a CDS encoding ClpX C4-type zinc finger protein, which produces MSPGAKIAQIWCSFCGKSNTEVDKLVAGPGVQICNECVAIADRIMKEYRDKPHEVRLPMWEPMSDRQMLSHIPRMAVVAHQVETDLRSWVRELRCRGVTWSRIGAALGITRQSAWERFSGKE; this is translated from the coding sequence ATGAGTCCCGGTGCCAAAATCGCACAGATTTGGTGTTCGTTCTGCGGGAAGTCGAACACCGAGGTCGACAAGCTTGTAGCAGGTCCGGGGGTGCAGATCTGCAACGAGTGTGTTGCGATCGCCGACCGGATCATGAAGGAGTATCGCGACAAGCCGCATGAGGTTCGGCTGCCGATGTGGGAGCCGATGAGCGATCGGCAGATGCTCAGCCATATCCCGCGCATGGCGGTCGTCGCCCATCAAGTCGAGACCGACCTGCGGTCTTGGGTGCGGGAGCTTCGTTGCCGCGGCGTTACATGGTCGAGAATTGGTGCGGCCCTTGGTATCACCCGGCAGTCAGCATGGGAGCGATTCTCCGGAAAGGAATAG
- a CDS encoding alpha/beta hydrolase: MQTARITHILRQIGALAVAAITAAATLNAYRPLARNGFSSVWSWFFGLVVTEFPVSTLASQLGGLVLTARRLTAPVRAVSWLVAGFSTLGLLNFRRAGHQADVQLTAALDSGLGIDRRTDSAALWCRPAGGGTAKTPGPLRMLRIYRDYAHDGDISYGPYGSANHLDIWRRPDLDLTRRAPVLFQIPGGAWTTGNKRGQAHPLMSHLAELGWICVAINYRHSPRNTWPDHIIDVKRALAWVKTHITEYGGDPDFIAITGGSAGGHLSSLAALTPNDPRFQPGFEDADTRVQAAVPFYGVYDFTRLQDAMHPMMLPLLERMVVKQPRAANMQSYLDASPVTHVSADAPPFFVLHGRNDSLVPVEQARGFVDQLRQVSKQPVVYAELPFTQHAFDMLGSVRAARAAIAVEQFLAETYAEQHRLAAPTSSESIAAE; encoded by the coding sequence ATGCAGACAGCCCGAATCACCCACATCCTGCGACAAATCGGGGCCTTGGCGGTAGCGGCTATTACCGCCGCTGCCACGCTCAACGCATATAGGCCGCTGGCGCGCAACGGATTCTCGTCAGTGTGGTCGTGGTTTTTTGGTCTGGTGGTCACGGAGTTCCCCGTTTCGACACTGGCTAGCCAGCTCGGCGGGCTGGTGTTGACAGCCCGGCGCCTGACCGCACCGGTGCGTGCGGTTTCCTGGTTGGTGGCCGGCTTCTCAACGCTGGGGCTGCTGAACTTTCGGCGCGCGGGCCACCAGGCCGATGTTCAGCTCACCGCCGCACTGGACAGCGGCCTGGGCATCGATCGCCGCACCGACTCGGCCGCTCTGTGGTGCCGCCCGGCCGGCGGTGGCACCGCCAAGACCCCCGGACCGCTGCGGATGCTGCGGATCTACCGCGATTACGCCCACGATGGCGACATCAGCTACGGCCCGTACGGCAGCGCCAATCACCTCGATATCTGGCGACGTCCCGATCTCGATCTGACCAGAAGGGCGCCCGTGCTCTTCCAAATCCCCGGCGGCGCATGGACGACCGGAAACAAACGTGGACAGGCGCATCCATTGATGAGCCACCTCGCCGAGCTAGGCTGGATCTGCGTCGCGATCAACTACCGGCACAGCCCGCGCAACACCTGGCCCGATCACATCATCGATGTCAAGCGTGCCCTCGCATGGGTAAAGACCCACATCACCGAATACGGCGGCGACCCGGACTTCATCGCCATTACCGGTGGTTCGGCTGGTGGACATCTGTCGTCGCTGGCCGCGCTGACGCCGAATGATCCACGCTTCCAGCCCGGATTCGAAGACGCCGACACCCGGGTGCAGGCAGCCGTGCCGTTCTACGGCGTGTATGACTTCACCCGTCTACAGGACGCGATGCATCCAATGATGCTGCCGCTGCTCGAGCGAATGGTTGTCAAACAGCCCCGTGCGGCGAACATGCAGTCCTATCTCGACGCCTCACCGGTCACCCACGTTTCCGCTGACGCTCCCCCATTCTTCGTGCTGCATGGCCGCAACGACTCGCTGGTTCCCGTGGAGCAGGCGCGTGGCTTCGTCGATCAGCTGCGGCAAGTCAGCAAGCAGCCTGTCGTATACGCCGAATTGCCGTTTACTCAGCATGCTTTCGACATGCTCGGCTCGGTCCGCGCTGCGCGCGCGGCGATCGCCGTCGAACAATTCCTAGCCGAGACGTATGCGGAGCAACACCGGCTAGCAGCGCCAACAAGCAGCGAATCTATTGCAGCAGAATAG
- a CDS encoding DsbA family protein, whose protein sequence is MTAVDFHFDPMCPFAYQTSVWIRDVRAQLGIEINWRFFSLEEINLEAGKKHPWERDWSYGWSLMRIGALLRRTDMSLLDRWYAAIGHELHTLGGKPHDPEVARRLLSDIGVDAATLDAALDDTTTHDDVRAEHQRVVGAGGYGVPTLFIDGQCLFGPVLVDPPTGPAALTLWSVVTGMAELPHVYELQRPKSPADAQLIAEQLRPYLDGRDWVSINRGEIVDIDRLAGRS, encoded by the coding sequence ATGACCGCAGTGGATTTTCACTTTGACCCGATGTGCCCATTCGCCTATCAGACTTCGGTGTGGATTCGCGACGTCCGCGCGCAATTGGGAATCGAGATCAACTGGCGGTTCTTCAGCCTCGAGGAGATCAACCTCGAAGCGGGCAAGAAACACCCGTGGGAGCGGGACTGGTCCTATGGCTGGTCGTTGATGCGGATCGGTGCGCTGCTGCGTCGAACCGACATGTCGTTGCTCGACCGATGGTATGCAGCGATCGGACACGAACTACACACCCTGGGCGGCAAACCGCACGATCCCGAGGTGGCGCGGCGCCTGCTGAGCGACATCGGCGTCGATGCGGCGACTTTGGATGCGGCGCTGGACGATACGACGACCCACGACGACGTTCGCGCCGAGCACCAGCGGGTCGTCGGCGCGGGCGGTTACGGTGTGCCGACGCTCTTTATCGACGGACAATGCCTTTTTGGACCGGTTCTGGTGGATCCGCCGACTGGACCGGCCGCCCTGACACTGTGGAGCGTTGTCACCGGCATGGCCGAGCTGCCACACGTTTACGAACTTCAGCGGCCGAAGTCACCGGCCGATGCGCAACTCATTGCCGAGCAGCTACGCCCCTACCTCGACGGACGCGATTGGGTCAGCATCAATCGCGGGGAAATCGTCGATATCGACCGGCTGGCCGGCCGCTCCTGA
- a CDS encoding protease inhibitor I42 family protein: MVTLVLLVFLAVLGCTSSRAANNAIDVPIDDVLTQSAITRDVTLSVGDTLKVALGSNRTTAYRWTADPKVGDAAILQQTGHEYVRPNTDRMGAPGTEVWLFTALQAGTTTIVTEYSSVVGSDTAPVCTFTAKVTVH; the protein is encoded by the coding sequence ATGGTGACCCTCGTCCTGCTCGTCTTCTTGGCGGTGTTGGGCTGCACCTCAAGCCGTGCGGCGAACAACGCCATCGACGTCCCCATCGACGATGTGCTGACGCAGAGCGCAATCACCCGGGACGTCACGCTGTCGGTCGGTGACACGCTGAAAGTGGCATTGGGTTCGAATCGCACCACTGCCTACCGTTGGACGGCCGACCCGAAGGTCGGCGACGCCGCCATCTTGCAGCAAACCGGTCACGAGTATGTGCGGCCGAACACCGATCGGATGGGGGCGCCTGGCACCGAGGTTTGGCTGTTCACAGCGTTGCAGGCCGGGACGACGACGATCGTCACGGAGTACTCCAGCGTCGTCGGCAGCGATACCGCACCAGTGTGTACGTTCACGGCGAAGGTGACCGTGCATTAG